One Ricinus communis isolate WT05 ecotype wild-type chromosome 1, ASM1957865v1, whole genome shotgun sequence DNA window includes the following coding sequences:
- the LOC8280382 gene encoding lysM domain-containing GPI-anchored protein 3 isoform X3 encodes MNGESLEKIAMEFDTTVMDLENVNGFGQPQVDPGDILAVPISGGLIEFRTFAACSSTNLNWYNQSLLVPNGSYALTANNCIKCLCLPRNLSLQCLPSGIGDSCSHLQCKDSNLFIGDQYVQHTATACNITACVYRGYSGRKILRKLLKSSNVQCPGNHSYNAISPLASPSFNPIEPSIALPPLLSPSSAPHPSMGIDGSNPRNNQNFNASSNGEFLGHISFSLYTLFLLEIFFCFFF; translated from the exons ATG AATGGAGAGAGTTTGGAGAAGATTGCTATGGAGTTTGATACTACGGTTATGGACTTGGAGAATGTCAATGGATTTGGCCAACCTCAGGTTGATCCTGGTGACATTTTGGCAGTTCCAATTTCAG GGGGGTTAATCGAATTCAGAACCTTTGCTG CTTGTTCTTCTACAAATCTGAATTGGTACAATCAGAGTCTACTGGTTCCAAATGGCTCTTATGCTCTAACGGCCAACAACTGCATAAAATGCCTTTGCTTGCCGCGCAACCTCAg CCTGCAGTGTTTACCTTCAGGAATTGGGGACTCGTGCTCTCATTTACAATGCAAAGATTCTAATCTCTTCATAGGGGATCAATACGTGCAGCACACTGCAACTGCCTGCAACATCACTGCTTGTGTTTATCGTGGCTATTCTGGCCGCAAAATTCTGAGAAA ATTATTAAAATCCTCTAATGTTCAATGTCCAG GTAACCATAGTTATAATGCAATCTCACCATTGGCTTCTCCGTCGTTCAATCCAATTGAACCATCTATAGCGTTACCTCCATTGTTATCCCCATCTTCAGCTCCTCATCCAAGTATGGGGATTGATGGTTCTAATCCTAGGAATAACCAGAATTTCAATGCTTCTAGCAATGGAGAATTTCTTGGTCACATCTCTTTCTCTTTGTACActctatttcttttagaaattttcttttgcttcttcttctga
- the LOC8261758 gene encoding zinc finger protein CONSTANS-LIKE 6 — protein sequence MTNDRKAANALSGKTARACDGCSRKRARWFCAADDAFLCQACDDSVHSANQLASRHERVRLETASSKIRGSRNTVDSVPAWHQGFIRKARTPRNSSNKQQLKDEDKVLVMNPLPLVPEIGGEEEGNSTFADEDDDRLLYRVPVFDPYASELCTDDMVTCGEGTEITMGNEEGNIVFDGYNGQEGTCDDLDILPEFFSSDMDLAEFAADVENLLGVNEDSPDIEDLCLLHCKEEEDDQKCFFDDQDKVVMKVKDEQEVEACDHFDQAFERESLDWSFNYESPTITADEVEEKKRVPVAINSQQKKETKSTASLLRLNYEDVINAWASQGSPWTSGSRPELNSDDCWPDCMDICLKDGHHHPYGGMGGHTRGGNGAREARVLRYKEKRRTRLFSKKIRYEVRKLNAEKRPRMKGRFVKRTSFMGNGFPYMNK from the exons ATGACCAACGATCGGAAAGCAGCAAATGCCCTGTCGGGGAAGACTGCTCGAGCCTGCGATGGCTGTTCGCGGAAAAGAGCACGGTGGTTTTGTGCTGCTGATGATGCTTTTCTTTGCCAAGCATGTGATGATTCAGTCCATTCCGCGAATCAGTTAGCAAGCAGACATGAAAGGGTCCGGCTAGAGACTGCTTCTTCCAAGATAAGAGGTTCGAGGAACACTGTTGATTCTGTTCCGGCGTGGCATCAAGGGTTCATTAGGAAGGCAAGGACTCCAAGGAATAGCAGTAACAAACAGCAACTTAAAGATGAAGATAAAGTATTAGTCATGAATCCACTACCTCTTGTTCCTGAAATTGGCGGTGAAGAAGAGGGTAATAGTACTTTTGCTGATGAAGATGACGATCGGTTGCTTTATAGGGTCCCTGtgtttgatccttatgcttcaGAATTATGTACTGATGATATGGTAACATGTGGTGAAGGAACTGAAATCACCATGGGAAATGAAGAGGGAAATATTGTTTTCGATGGTTATAATGGACAGGAAGGAACATGTGATGATTTGGACATTTTACCTGAGTTCTTTTCTTCAGACATGGATCTTGCTGAGTTTGCCGCAGATGTCGAGAACTTACTAGGAGTAAATGAGGATTCTCCTGATATCGAAGATTTATGTTTGCTCCAttgtaaagaagaagaagatgatcagAAGTGTTTTTTTGATGATCAGGACAAAGTGGTGATGAAGGTTAAAGATGAACAAGAAGTTGAAGCATGTGATCATTTCGATCAAGCATTTGAAAGAGAATCATTGGATTGGAGTTTCAATTACGAGTCGCCGACAATAACTGCAGATGAAGtagaagagaagaagagagTACCTGTGGCCATAAACAGCCAACAGAAGAAAGAAACGAAAAGTACTGCATCTTTATTGAGGCTAAACTATGAGGATGTTATTAATGCCTGGGCTAGCCAAGGTTCTCCTTGGACTTCAGGAAGCAGACCAGAACTGAATTCTGATGATTGCTGGCCTGATTGCATg GATATTTGCCTTAAGGATGGTCATCATCACCCATATGGAGGCATGGGAGGACACACAAGAGGAGGAAATGGGGCAAGAGAAGCAAGAGTTCTGAGGTACAAAGAGAAGCGAAGAACACGATTGTTCTCCAAGAAAATAAGGTACGAGGTGAGGAAATTGAATGCAGAAAAGAGGCCTAGAATGAAAGGGAGGTTCGTTAAGAGGACATCTTTCATGGGAAATGGTTTTCCTTAcatgaataagtaa
- the LOC8280382 gene encoding lysM domain-containing GPI-anchored protein 3 isoform X4, with protein MEFDTTVMDLENVNGFGQPQVDPGDILAVPISGGLIEFRTFAACSSTNLNWYNQSLLVPNGSYALTANNCIKCLCLPRNLSLQCLPSGIGDSCSHLQCKDSNLFIGDQYVQHTATACNITACVYRGYSGRKILRKLLKSSNVQCPGNHSYNAISPLASPSFNPIEPSIALPPLLSPSSAPHPSMGIDGSNPRNNQNFNASSNGEFLGHISFSLYTLFLLEIFFCFFF; from the exons ATGGAGTTTGATACTACGGTTATGGACTTGGAGAATGTCAATGGATTTGGCCAACCTCAGGTTGATCCTGGTGACATTTTGGCAGTTCCAATTTCAG GGGGGTTAATCGAATTCAGAACCTTTGCTG CTTGTTCTTCTACAAATCTGAATTGGTACAATCAGAGTCTACTGGTTCCAAATGGCTCTTATGCTCTAACGGCCAACAACTGCATAAAATGCCTTTGCTTGCCGCGCAACCTCAg CCTGCAGTGTTTACCTTCAGGAATTGGGGACTCGTGCTCTCATTTACAATGCAAAGATTCTAATCTCTTCATAGGGGATCAATACGTGCAGCACACTGCAACTGCCTGCAACATCACTGCTTGTGTTTATCGTGGCTATTCTGGCCGCAAAATTCTGAGAAA ATTATTAAAATCCTCTAATGTTCAATGTCCAG GTAACCATAGTTATAATGCAATCTCACCATTGGCTTCTCCGTCGTTCAATCCAATTGAACCATCTATAGCGTTACCTCCATTGTTATCCCCATCTTCAGCTCCTCATCCAAGTATGGGGATTGATGGTTCTAATCCTAGGAATAACCAGAATTTCAATGCTTCTAGCAATGGAGAATTTCTTGGTCACATCTCTTTCTCTTTGTACActctatttcttttagaaattttcttttgcttcttcttctga
- the LOC107262395 gene encoding ethylene-responsive transcription factor ERF119-like: MPGLRRPILDQNLSFEFDKEKTIRPGMKNNLMMTRKVRIICHDPEATDSSSDEDEGDISRRMMGAKLFVKEINLSILPYESSTENSSQDNNNDKGGKTTSHSKYGDKKKTRTSSPYYKGVRRRPWGKYSAEIRDPFRKIRLWLGTYTTAEEAAAAYRKKKEEFDSKMAAEKLKNLPIVSKEGTEEPSGLFSHPSPSSVLDVSAATSLSHGVECSIRDESSAEQAVKECTERKMVEEEHSISNLWDESALSPSVSQELLGGDYYLHFGNDFEHFFDGVNDVEDFYMAESSEVSFPCDGVMDLPNIELDALAFVDETLNFTCL; this comes from the coding sequence ATGCCAGGCCTTAGAAGGCCAATTTTGGATCAAAATTTGAGTTTCGAGTTTGACAAAGAGAAGACAATTAGGCCAGGCATGAAAAACAATTTGATGATGACAAGGAAAGTTCGTATTATATGCCATGATCCTGAGGCAACTGACTCCTCAAGCGATGAAGATGAAGGAGATATTAGCAGAAGAATGATGGGTGCTAAACTTTTTGTGAAAGAGATTAATCTTTCAATTCTGCCATATGAATCAAGCACTGAGAACTCGTCACAAGacaataataatgacaaaGGAGGCAAAACCACAAGTCATAGTAAGTATGgtgacaaaaagaaaactcgAACGTCCTCCCCTTATTATAAAGGCGTTAGGCGAAGGCCATGGGGAAAATATTCAGCAGAGATTAGAGATCCATTTCGAAAGATCCGACTATGGCTTGGTACTTACACTACTGCAGAGGAGGCTGCTGCTGCTTATAGGAAAAAGAAGGAGGAGTTCGATAGCAAGATGGCGGCAGAGAAACTCAAGAATTTGCCTATAGTTTCTAAGGAGGGAACAGAAGAACCTAGCGGTTTATTTTCGCATCCGTCGCCGTCTTCTGTGCTTGATGTTTCCGCAGCAACATCACTTAGTCATGGAGTTGAATGTTCGATTAGAGATGAGAGCAGTGCGGAACAGGCAGTCAAAGAATGCACCGAGAGAAAAATGGTGGAAGAAGAACAttctatatctaatttatGGGATGAGTCAGCGCTATCGCCATCGGTTAGTCAAGAATTGCTGGGTGGTGACTACTACTTGCACTTCGGGAATGATTTTGAGCATTTTTTTGACGGTGTGAATGATGTAGAAGATTTCTATATGGCTGAAAGCAGTGAGGTGAGTTTTCCCTGTGACGGGGTGATGGATCTTCCAAACATTGAACTTGATGCTCTTGCTTTTGTTGATGAAACTCTCAATTTTACATGCCTATAA
- the LOC8280382 gene encoding lysM domain-containing GPI-anchored protein 1 isoform X2 has translation MNCPILHSLLLISVLVPIFPCTIHAKSIIEPCISSDSCPSLLSYLLPFDSQLPAIAYRFGVNISDILATNSIDPEALPSINNQILHANSLVKIPISCPCVEGIRRLMSTSYTVKPADTVDSISLGFGGLVSGEQITSTNGINANNPLMIGQKLVIPLPCSCFDNNDNGVAAVYMSYVVQNGESLEKIAMEFDTTVMDLENVNGFGQPQVDPGDILAVPISACSSTNLNWYNQSLLVPNGSYALTANNCIKCLCLPRNLSLQCLPSGIGDSCSHLQCKDSNLFIGDQYVQHTATACNITACVYRGYSGRKILRKLLKSSNVQCPGNHSYNAISPLASPSFNPIEPSIALPPLLSPSSAPHPSMGIDGSNPRNNQNFNASSNGEFLGHISFSLYTLFLLEIFFCFFF, from the exons ATGAATTGCCCAATACTGCATTCTTTACTACTCATTTCTGTACTTGTACCAATTTTCCCTTGCACTATTCATGCAAAATCCATAATAGAACCATGCATCTCTTCAGATTCTTGTCCTTCTCTTCTCTCTTACCTTCTCCCATTTGATTCACAGCTTCCTGCAATAGCCTACCGGTTCGGAGTCAATATTTCTGATATCTTAGCTACAAATTCTATTGACCCAGAAGCATTACCATCCATAAATAACCAAATTCTGCATGCCAATTCTCTTGTCAAGATACCCATTTCATGCCCATGTGTAGAAGGCATCAGACGGTTGATGTCAACCTCTTATACTGTCAAGCCAGCTGACACAGTCGATTCTATATCACTTGGTTTTGGTGGATTAGTTAGCGGTGAGCAAATTACAAGTACTAATGGTATCAATGCCAACAACCCATTAATGATTGGACAGAAACTAGTGATCCCATTGCCTTGTTCTTGCTTTGATAATAATGACAATGGTGTTGCTGCTGTTTATATGTCGTATGTGGTGCAGAATGGAGAGAGTTTGGAGAAGATTGCTATGGAGTTTGATACTACGGTTATGGACTTGGAGAATGTCAATGGATTTGGCCAACCTCAGGTTGATCCTGGTGACATTTTGGCAGTTCCAATTTCAG CTTGTTCTTCTACAAATCTGAATTGGTACAATCAGAGTCTACTGGTTCCAAATGGCTCTTATGCTCTAACGGCCAACAACTGCATAAAATGCCTTTGCTTGCCGCGCAACCTCAg CCTGCAGTGTTTACCTTCAGGAATTGGGGACTCGTGCTCTCATTTACAATGCAAAGATTCTAATCTCTTCATAGGGGATCAATACGTGCAGCACACTGCAACTGCCTGCAACATCACTGCTTGTGTTTATCGTGGCTATTCTGGCCGCAAAATTCTGAGAAA ATTATTAAAATCCTCTAATGTTCAATGTCCAG GTAACCATAGTTATAATGCAATCTCACCATTGGCTTCTCCGTCGTTCAATCCAATTGAACCATCTATAGCGTTACCTCCATTGTTATCCCCATCTTCAGCTCCTCATCCAAGTATGGGGATTGATGGTTCTAATCCTAGGAATAACCAGAATTTCAATGCTTCTAGCAATGGAGAATTTCTTGGTCACATCTCTTTCTCTTTGTACActctatttcttttagaaattttcttttgcttcttcttctga
- the LOC8280383 gene encoding carbon catabolite repressor protein 4 homolog 5, with protein sequence MRENRKRGPSRTHHTHAKRKHLDDDTVGHDNKIDTKKPNLVPKTKTLTVYPNLPTSNRFLTNNYVSKNSSTAECNRRWVFSDNDFSAYKDRVVVVSYNILGVENASNHPDLYFKIPPKFLDWDRRKELICEEISHYNAGILCFQEVDRFDDLDCLLQEDSFRGVYKARTGEACDGCAIFWKDTLFSLLHEENIEFQSFGLRNNVAQLCVLKMNESQSKSDQFMQSSEARTSKSRRFVVGNVHVLFNPKRGDIKLGQVRLFLERAYKLSQEWGGIPVVLGGDLNSLPQSAVYQFLASSELNILVHDRRNISGQLDHLPQHEYFKSQNKNAESNRRSISRPLIHTWNDEEVSLATGCKGVTHLCHQLKLGSAYHGVPGSRRTRDNHGEPLATSYHSMFMGTVDYIWHTQELIPVRVLETLPIDILRRSAGLPNEKWGSDHLALVCELAFAD encoded by the exons ATGAGAGAAAACAGAAAGCGGGGTCCTTCAAGAACACATCACACACACGCCAAGCGCAAGCACTTGGATGACGACACAGTAGGACATGATAACAAAATTGACACAAAAAAGCCAAATTTAGTTCCGAAAACCAAAACCCTAACTGTCTATCCAAATTTGCCCACTTCAAATAGGTTTCTAACAAATAACTATGTTAGCAAAAACTCGAGTACCGCAGAGTGTAATCGCAGATGGGTCTTCTCTGACAACGATTTCTCTGCTTATAAAG ATAGAGTTGTTGTTGTGTCATATAATATACTAGGTGTTGAAAATGCTTCAAACCATCCTGATTTGTATTTCAAAATTCCACCTAAATTCTTGGACTGGGATAGGCGGAAGGAGCTAATTTGTGAGGAGATCAGTCATTATAATGCAGGCATCTTATGTTTCCAG GAGGTTGACCGTTTCGATGATTTAGATTGTCTTCTTCAAGAGGATAGCTTCAGAGGTGTTTACAAG GCCCGCACAGGTGAAGCATGTGACGGCTGTGCTATATTTTGGAAAGACACGCT GTTTTCTCTTTTGCatgaagaaaatatagagTTCCAGAGTTTTGGCCTCCGAAACAATGTTGCTCAACTTTGTGTTTTAAAG ATGAATGAAAGTCAATCCAAGTCTGACCAATTTATGCAATCATCAGA GGCCAGAACTTCCAAAAGTCGAAGATTTGTGGTAGGAAATGTGCATGTTCTCTTCAACCCAAAGCGTGGAGACATCAAGCTGGGCCAG GTTCGATTATTTCTTGAGAGAGCCTACAAGTTATCACAAGAATGGGGTGGCATCCCTGTTGTACTTGGTGGAGATCTAAATAGCCTTCCACAG AGTGCTGTGTATCAGTTTCTGGCTTCGTCAGAG CTGAACATCCTGGTCCATGACCGCAGAAACATTTCGGGGCAGCTTGATCATCTACCACAGCACGAATACTTCAAATCCCAAAATAAGAATGCTGAGAG CAATCGTAGGTCCATCTCAAGGCCATTGATACATACATGGAACGATGAAGAAGTAAGTCTTGCTACTGGTTGCAAAGGAGTCACTCATCTTTGTCACCAATTAAAGCTTGGTAGTGCATATCATGGGGTTCCT GGGAGCCGTAGAACAAGAGACAATCATGGAGAACCATTGGCAACATCATACCACTCCATGTTTATGGGAACTGTTGATTATATTTg GCACACACAAGAACTCATTCCTGTAAGAGTTCTTGAGACCTTGCCCATTGATATTTTGAGAAGAAGTGCAGGACTTCCGAATGAG AAATGGGGAAGTGATCATCTTGCTCTTGTGTGCGAACTAGCCTTTGCAGATTGA
- the LOC8280382 gene encoding lysM domain-containing GPI-anchored protein 1 isoform X1: protein MNCPILHSLLLISVLVPIFPCTIHAKSIIEPCISSDSCPSLLSYLLPFDSQLPAIAYRFGVNISDILATNSIDPEALPSINNQILHANSLVKIPISCPCVEGIRRLMSTSYTVKPADTVDSISLGFGGLVSGEQITSTNGINANNPLMIGQKLVIPLPCSCFDNNDNGVAAVYMSYVVQNGESLEKIAMEFDTTVMDLENVNGFGQPQVDPGDILAVPISGGLIEFRTFAACSSTNLNWYNQSLLVPNGSYALTANNCIKCLCLPRNLSLQCLPSGIGDSCSHLQCKDSNLFIGDQYVQHTATACNITACVYRGYSGRKILRKLLKSSNVQCPGNHSYNAISPLASPSFNPIEPSIALPPLLSPSSAPHPSMGIDGSNPRNNQNFNASSNGEFLGHISFSLYTLFLLEIFFCFFF, encoded by the exons ATGAATTGCCCAATACTGCATTCTTTACTACTCATTTCTGTACTTGTACCAATTTTCCCTTGCACTATTCATGCAAAATCCATAATAGAACCATGCATCTCTTCAGATTCTTGTCCTTCTCTTCTCTCTTACCTTCTCCCATTTGATTCACAGCTTCCTGCAATAGCCTACCGGTTCGGAGTCAATATTTCTGATATCTTAGCTACAAATTCTATTGACCCAGAAGCATTACCATCCATAAATAACCAAATTCTGCATGCCAATTCTCTTGTCAAGATACCCATTTCATGCCCATGTGTAGAAGGCATCAGACGGTTGATGTCAACCTCTTATACTGTCAAGCCAGCTGACACAGTCGATTCTATATCACTTGGTTTTGGTGGATTAGTTAGCGGTGAGCAAATTACAAGTACTAATGGTATCAATGCCAACAACCCATTAATGATTGGACAGAAACTAGTGATCCCATTGCCTTGTTCTTGCTTTGATAATAATGACAATGGTGTTGCTGCTGTTTATATGTCGTATGTGGTGCAGAATGGAGAGAGTTTGGAGAAGATTGCTATGGAGTTTGATACTACGGTTATGGACTTGGAGAATGTCAATGGATTTGGCCAACCTCAGGTTGATCCTGGTGACATTTTGGCAGTTCCAATTTCAG GGGGGTTAATCGAATTCAGAACCTTTGCTG CTTGTTCTTCTACAAATCTGAATTGGTACAATCAGAGTCTACTGGTTCCAAATGGCTCTTATGCTCTAACGGCCAACAACTGCATAAAATGCCTTTGCTTGCCGCGCAACCTCAg CCTGCAGTGTTTACCTTCAGGAATTGGGGACTCGTGCTCTCATTTACAATGCAAAGATTCTAATCTCTTCATAGGGGATCAATACGTGCAGCACACTGCAACTGCCTGCAACATCACTGCTTGTGTTTATCGTGGCTATTCTGGCCGCAAAATTCTGAGAAA ATTATTAAAATCCTCTAATGTTCAATGTCCAG GTAACCATAGTTATAATGCAATCTCACCATTGGCTTCTCCGTCGTTCAATCCAATTGAACCATCTATAGCGTTACCTCCATTGTTATCCCCATCTTCAGCTCCTCATCCAAGTATGGGGATTGATGGTTCTAATCCTAGGAATAACCAGAATTTCAATGCTTCTAGCAATGGAGAATTTCTTGGTCACATCTCTTTCTCTTTGTACActctatttcttttagaaattttcttttgcttcttcttctga